In one Spirosoma rigui genomic region, the following are encoded:
- a CDS encoding porin, whose product MNAFLIGATLSLISSATLAQQPADSSGLAITGYVEAYYTHDFTAPKTAQERPVFLYNHKRNREVNLNLAFVKAAYTNDRMRANLAVQVGTYPQYNYAAEQALVKNIFEANAGIKLSRNRNLWLDAGIFTSHIGFESAISKDCWTLTRSILAENSPYYLSGAKLTYTTDNGKWTLLGSVVNGWQRVKKLDGYSGPSLSTQVQYRPTATVTLNWSTFVGSDRPDSLRQGRLFSNLYAIINPAGRFGVIAGFDIGGDRKPVIGNGDNRRVGSGRYVWYSPVLIARYQTTGKSYVNGRVEYYDDRNGVIIGLAGFRTWGYSLGYDYAILPNALFRIEGKVYNSPNNATFETGAGLSRTNTSLTTSLAVSF is encoded by the coding sequence ATGAACGCATTTCTAATTGGGGCCACCTTGAGTCTGATCTCGTCGGCGACGCTGGCCCAGCAACCGGCCGACAGTAGCGGGCTGGCCATTACGGGCTACGTTGAAGCGTATTACACCCACGATTTTACCGCGCCCAAAACGGCGCAGGAACGTCCCGTTTTTTTGTACAACCACAAGCGTAACCGGGAGGTGAACCTCAACCTGGCCTTCGTCAAAGCGGCCTATACCAACGACCGGATGCGGGCCAATCTGGCCGTGCAGGTGGGTACCTATCCGCAGTATAACTACGCGGCCGAACAGGCACTGGTCAAAAATATCTTCGAGGCCAACGCCGGGATAAAGCTATCCCGAAACCGGAATCTATGGCTCGACGCGGGCATCTTCACGTCGCACATTGGTTTTGAAAGTGCCATCTCGAAAGACTGCTGGACGCTCACGCGGAGCATTTTGGCCGAGAACTCACCGTACTATCTGTCGGGTGCCAAACTGACCTATACTACGGACAATGGTAAGTGGACACTGCTCGGGTCGGTAGTAAACGGCTGGCAGCGGGTGAAAAAGCTGGACGGCTACAGCGGCCCGTCGTTAAGTACGCAGGTGCAGTACCGTCCGACGGCAACCGTAACGCTGAACTGGAGCACATTCGTTGGGTCCGACCGGCCCGATTCGCTCCGGCAGGGCCGGCTGTTCAGTAACCTGTACGCGATAATCAATCCCGCCGGTCGGTTCGGCGTTATCGCGGGCTTCGACATCGGGGGCGACCGGAAGCCGGTGATCGGCAACGGTGACAACCGGCGGGTGGGTAGCGGTCGCTACGTCTGGTATTCGCCCGTGCTGATTGCCCGCTACCAGACTACCGGCAAAAGCTACGTAAACGGGCGGGTGGAATACTATGACGATAGAAATGGTGTGATCATCGGGCTGGCTGGTTTCCGCACCTGGGGCTATTCGCTGGGATACGATTACGCCATCCTGCCCAACGCCCTGTTTCGCATCGAAGGAAAGGTTTACAACAGTCCGAACAACGCTACATTTGAAACGGGAGCGGGCCTGAGCCGGACCAATACGTCGCTGACAACGAGCCTGGCCGTGAGTTTCTAA
- a CDS encoding K(+)-transporting ATPase subunit C, translating into MKNHISPAIRLTLVLLVLVSVIYPLVVAGIARLAPGGGRGETVSTNGKVVGYAAIGQKFTQDRYFNGRPSAVDYNAAGSGGSNKGATNPEYLKTVQARIDTFLVHNPGVRTSDIPAELVTASGSGLDPDLSPAAANIQVPRIARLLKLPPDRLYALVNAHTKGPLLGLFGPSTVNVLKLNMALDTLR; encoded by the coding sequence ATGAAAAATCATATTTCGCCAGCCATCCGGCTAACCCTCGTCTTGCTGGTGCTCGTTTCCGTCATCTATCCGCTCGTTGTGGCGGGCATTGCCCGACTGGCCCCCGGCGGGGGACGGGGCGAAACCGTATCCACCAACGGAAAAGTAGTTGGCTATGCCGCCATCGGCCAGAAATTTACGCAGGACCGGTATTTTAACGGACGCCCGTCGGCGGTGGATTATAACGCAGCCGGGTCGGGCGGGTCGAACAAAGGGGCTACTAATCCTGAGTACCTGAAAACCGTTCAGGCCCGTATCGATACGTTCCTGGTGCATAATCCGGGCGTTCGTACATCGGATATCCCGGCCGAGTTGGTAACGGCGTCAGGTTCGGGCCTCGATCCCGATCTGTCGCCGGCGGCTGCCAACATCCAGGTACCCCGCATTGCCCGGCTGCTCAAACTGCCCCCCGACCGGCTTTATGCCTTGGTCAATGCCCACACAAAAGGTCCGTTGCTGGGCCTGTTTGGTCCATCAACGGTTAATGTACTGAAATTAAATATGGCGCTGGATACCCTGCGCTAA